From the Diadema setosum chromosome 3, eeDiaSeto1, whole genome shotgun sequence genome, the window ACTTGGATGTAGTGTACTTGGTGACAGCTTTGGTGCCCTCGCTGACGGCGTGCTTTGCCAGTTCTCCGGGGAGAAGGAGGCGCACTGCGGTCTGCACTTCACGGCTGCTGATGGTCGACTTCTTGTTGTACTGACCGAGACGTGCAGCTTCGGCGGCGATGCGTTCGAAAATGTCGTTGACGAAGCTGTTCATGATGGACATGGCGCGACTCgaaattccagtatctgggtggacttgcttcagaaccttgtagatgtagatgccgtagctctccttcctcttcctacgcCTCTTCTTGTCGGCATTGGGCCGGGGAGCCTTGGCAGCTTTCTTGGAACCCTTCTTGGCAACTTGTCCGGATGGAGGAGCCATTGTGAGCGTTGACTAGAGACTAGGCGGATGCGAATTCGATGcagctttgaaagagaaatgttatgGTCAGCTGCCCCCTTTCCTCTTTTATACGCGTTTGGAGGATCCGCTCGCACAgttcatgcaaattagatgaggattAGCAGAAGCATCGATTCAGGCGGGCGTGACGGCCCcgcctgccggccggccggccgcggTGGTGGAATAACGGTTTCTGCCACCAGATGGCAGTAGACagatttttgtccaattttaccTTAATTTGTTCACGAATtgcgtgtaaaaatgaaaaacgtgaataatattctctgcaaatattaaatcaccatttacttttcttttcttttctctttgtaatcaaactagatctagaaaatctcctgtaactatatatattctgtttcgtatctcgcaaaaaaagctGCTAACTTCCCTTATTCCTTTTGATTGCGTGTTAAGCTTACACATGTTATCTACCT encodes:
- the LOC140226451 gene encoding histone H2B.2, embryonic yields the protein MAPPSGQVAKKGSKKAAKAPRPNADKKRRRKRKESYGIYIYKVLKQVHPDTGISSRAMSIMNSFVNDIFERIAAEAARLGQYNKKSTISSREVQTAVRLLLPGELAKHAVSEGTKAVTKYTTSK